One part of the Mycolicibacterium aromaticivorans JS19b1 = JCM 16368 genome encodes these proteins:
- a CDS encoding cold-shock protein, which yields MPQGTVKWFNAEKGFGFIAPEDGSADVFVHYTEIQGSGFRTLEENQRVEFEVGQSPKGPQATGVRAV from the coding sequence ATGCCACAGGGAACTGTGAAGTGGTTCAACGCCGAGAAGGGTTTCGGGTTCATTGCACCCGAGGACGGCTCTGCCGACGTGTTCGTCCACTACACGGAAATTCAGGGGTCGGGCTTCCGCACCCTTGAGGAGAACCAACGGGTCGAGTTCGAGGTCGGTCAGAGCCCCAAGGGCCCACAGGCCACAGGCGTTCGCGCCGTCTGA